Genomic window (Arachis hypogaea cultivar Tifrunner chromosome 13, arahy.Tifrunner.gnm2.J5K5, whole genome shotgun sequence):
gaaagagtgtgggtgtactggggtgccggtgagagaaagaagtctatgtgttgtaacaattttcacatagtgatattctctggttgtcatttgacaacggccgtggttttttctccggtaattggagtttccacgttaaattcttgtgttgtgattgtgtctattttatttctctgtcaaaggtgttttctcaagggggaattgtgtcttattcccaacaatatattcatatgtaaaatataatataataaaataaatctatttagaatacttaaaaatataattaaaataaaaaatatacaaatataataataaaatttatactctAAACAAGGAAACATTGCTTTTATCATAcatgaattatttaaaaaataaataaattgttaaaattaataacacaagtttaaaatgataaaattcgaCTTtctcacaaatattttttatagaattttattcttttaatttttaatttattagtactttattatttaattaatgattaaacaaattatttttatgagaaatcattttttgtattatcttaaaaaaaaccaatataacaatttaaaaaataatgtaaaaatgacattttaaataaaaaatagttaatattaaaaattttaaatacaaaagtaaATTGTATAGATATCTAagatataaatatgaaatacatgtctaaaataaataaaacagataaaaataattctttattttatgtctaaaataaataaaacgaacaaaaataatttgttatttcTCATGAGTACTCctattttatctgttttatttattttaggcatatattttatatctatctcttaaatatttgtacaatttatttttgtatttaaaaattttaatattaaatacattttatttaaaatatcatttttaggttttttttaaactgttgtattggtctcttctttaatataatacaaaaaataatttctcataaaaataattttttaattattaattaaataataaaatactaataaattaaaaattaaaagaataaaaatactataaaaagaatACGgtaagaaaattgaattttatcattttaaatttgtattattaattttaataatatatttatttttaaataatttatgtatgataaacaaatatgtttacttgtttagaatacaaatttattattatatttatatgttcacgattttaattatatttttaaatattctaaatagatttattttattatattatattttaattatgaatatatatttcatcatgtaattaaataaaaatatgtttttttaatgaaaaattttaataactaaactaaccattaattatgttggTAAGAAGTGATCCACGACAGAAAGAGGGATAAAGTGAAGACGACTGGAGATAGCGATAACGGGGAAGAATGGCCAATGGAAATTCAACAACGTCGTTAAGGAATGATGCATTGAAAAGAGATTGCCTGAGAGGACAATAAATCTCAACGAGGTCGGCGCTGCTTCTTGTCACCACTGCGGCGACGCTTGGAAAGATCGAAGTTACATGATGAAAAAAGAATGGAGGAGTGAAGATATGCTTCAATTAATAGGAGTgaagttttaatattttaagaaattatatcatTACCCATCTCAAACcataaattacaaaatattacaaCTATGGTTAAGATACTGACCAATTAGAGTGTAACACATCATAAAggataacttacatgttattttaaaaGAGGTTAGGTagaatttacctttttattttatttaatatattttataataaatatataataaataagataaatttaaactATTTGAATTGATTAACTTTTATCTCTGTAATTTGACTGATTAGTAAATTATTGCATTCTTTCCGCTCTAATGTTTGTCCTAATATCCGTCTCATTAACCTTATAATTCAAAAGTaagcttttatttaattaattaatgtctAAAATTTTTGTCGCACATGAACCGTGAGTGACAATTATATTTCTTTATATGTATCGTGTATAAATATCAATGATCAATTAGATTTAATTAGCACTTGATTCAAATTTTTGGATCACGTCCCGTAGTGTGGGTCTAATGAGGGATATGCAATTAAATCGATTGATTGGAGATGCAGCTACCTTTAATTAATTGGCACGTCTCTGAAAAAATTGCCAAGTGTGGGAATAAGACATCTAATTTGGGTTAGAAAAAGTCCCCCATATGAAAAGAGATTATGACTCAGATGACTTAGACATTTTTATCGCACCGAAGAATTCTTCtgtatattataattaaaaaggataaaaatatggataataattacaaatttccccaaaacttaaattaattaattaatttaatttcatcTTTGTACACATGCAGTTCATGCTAATATCCAACTAAAGCAATGGAAGAAATAAAGAGGTACTCAGCTATATATAAGATTGTTGTCACAAATCTATTATAAGTTTTATCATGGTCTATCTGAGAAGTagaatatatatgatttgatgaACATAGATTAATTAATTAGACTTTAGACACAAGCGTATGGGATGTGATGGAGAAAATAAGAATTTGTGCCAATAATATAAGCTGTCATGTGGTTGTCATGCAAGCGTATAGAAGGATGATAAGATTTCATGAGAAATGGTTAACACTTATTAACATGCttgtttattactttttctaagaaaaatgaaaaaacaaaaaagacatGGTGGTGTATGTTAGTGCTACTGGATGCAAAAATAATATACCTTATGTCGGAGATAGGGGCTAAATGACAACGTCTTATAGAGCTGGACATTTCACTATTTGAAGAGACTACATAGATATTATTATTACAGAAAAAATTCTTGATTAAAGTATCTTTTCTGAGATCTGTATGCTTTTTCCAGCTTTTGCTcttgtttttttctctcttttttttgatcTTGGCACTTCTAGTCTAGCTTTAATTTGTACTATTTGTtagcataataataattattattaaaaataaaaattgcttCTCAGAAGATCgaagatatatatataaagagtaatTAAAAGGCCGGGTTATATGTTGCTATATATTAGTTTCAAAGCCCCCTCTGTAGGTGGCCATTGTTAATTGTTGCTACCCCATGCATTTCCACTTCATTATGGATCATTTAATTGTGTCTAATGTGAAAAAGAAACATGGTAAATAATGATATCCACATGTTTGGATCCAGATATATAATGGAAGAGATTGTTGGGGGGCTAATTGAAGATGATTTGTATATATAGAATACCATAATAGCACAGGCTGGAGAGAAGGTCACGAGGCTCTTAAGATCAGAGGAGTCATAGTCACTGATTGGTAATCTTTTATGACTTGAGGGACCAAGCATTGCACCCCCTACTCTTCACTACATTCCACACAGCACAATCTTACatgcaattttcttttcttttgagtaATAAGAACAAAGGCAAAACTACAAAATGAATCACATGAGAGCTTTGAAAGGAACAACCAGATGAATATATACACAAATATACAAGTCTAATAATTCAGGGTGTATGTTAGGATTTgcatggatatatatatatatatatatatatatatatatatatatatatatatatatatatatatatatatatatatattacaatatATGTTCAGTTTTGAATTATTTAGGAGCACATAAAATCACATGATAAGACTTAAGATTAAGAGGACATGTGAccaaaatatgaaattaataaaGTCATTTATTAATGAATTCAATACAAACCACACGCAAATAAAAGGCCCCAAAGAcctttttctctcaattttataaGCCAAATTTAGGCCACTATGAAAAAGAGGGTTCTCTCATGATCCCTCTCTctcttgaaaacaaataaaagaaatccAAAGTTTAAACCTATAAACACGTATTTCCCATCACATGCGTGGACACCAGGCAATGGAGTCCTGTATAGTTAGGCCATACCTCGAGGCcaaagaagaaataaagaaaaaatgtaaaaaaaaaataataataaaaatatatcacaCCCACACACACGTAATTGGCACGTGAAAACAGCACCAATCTGCACACGTGCCACAGTAAAGTCCACAAAATGTAGCCAACTCCAAACTGTTGCTGAGTAGTGTTGACTGTAGAAGAAACAATGATGCATGCTGGCAAAGATGAGAAGCTTGACTAATATGATGACATGAATAATGAACAGCTACCCCCCAAACTTCAAAGCTTCAAATTCAATACGTACCTGGCTCCACTATCTTCATCTATTTCACCAACAATCAATGCAACCTTTGAATATTCGTCCAATCTCCAAccccctctttctttctttccatgCATCCACACTTGCATTGCAAGACCAATCCATAAATGAATCTATCAGTATTTCCCTTTCTGAATTCTCACTCACAGCAAATTCTATTTATGTTACAAAATCTTCCCTTCCCCAAGGGAATCTGCAAAGCCATTAATGAATGGCAATGCCAACCAACttgaaataataattattataaattataaattctccAAGCTCCAAACCCATCAAACTCACATCATACATATACAATATACACTTTATAGTAATCTACACCATCACTCATGAGTCAatttttaatcacaaaaaaaaaaccttCTAAAAAATTTTGAGGTTTCTACATAGACAGCATGGACGACCACCTTAtttccttccttttcttttttgtttctccCTCCCTCATTATTTATTCCCCCACCCCCCTCATTTTCACACGGAGTTTCCCTTTTCATCTTCATTCACCCGCAAACTGTCATTTAATTTTCTCCTTTTATTGTAAGACAAGGATAATGAAGAAGAGGGCGAGGGGAATGATGATGCAACAGTGATAGTACTCGACCTCATTCGGGTCCTAGTTGTTACTCGCATCTGTGGCAAATACTTAGGTGGATTTCTCCGATTACTGTGAATCACAATAAGTTCTTGCATCAACTGGTAGCACCCTATAATTTTTTCCTGCAACGAccacatgcatatatatatatcttatttgGAACCTGATCTGATATCTATAATAATATTGATAACTTGTACATGTATATCTATTAATTATTTAGCATAGTACATGCTTACTTTTCTTAGTCCCTGGCACCATGATTCAGCATTCTCAGGCTTAACAAGAGACCAATTAGGAATTTCATTAGCTGCACAGAGTATTGCTGCGGCAGCAATACATGATGGCCTGTAAGCAAGAAAGCTAGCCTCTGTCCACCAAAAATTCAATATAACAAAAAAGAATTATTAATAATCACATTGAGCAACTAACAATGCATGCTTTAATTTCATTACTTTCCACTAATATTTAATTATGTCAAGTTTCAACGGTGTTATTCATTTATTGTCTATGAAGTCCAGCTACCTCAACAACAGTTAACTACCCTAATGTCCAACTAATTAAACGAAGGGCTCTTTGAAAATATATGCATTTTAATTTCATGACCTATACCTTGGATATTAGATAAGATGATTTCCGTAGCTCGAGAAATGAGGAAGGGAGTAGAATTTCCAGCTGAATCAATTTTGCACGCAAAGAAATCAAGGAAGCTAAGTGGGGTAACTGATCTAAGCCTCCAATCCAACACACTAAGAACAAGTAGCTCCATCCTACGTATGGTTCCCGGCTCAAATACGTATTTGGCTCCTTCCACCTGTTTAAATAATTACACATGCCAAATCAACATAGTTTCTTATTAATTATCTATTTGAACTTTGAAAGGATTCCTCATATACCTGAAGGTCCAAGAGAGAGGGAACAAGAGGTTCCTCCATCTTTGCCGCTAAAGACAAACAAGCAACTGCTAGAAGCTGAAGAGTCCACCCACTTGTTTGCTGTAATCAAGTGTCAACATAACCGAAATGCTAATCATTAAGTAATTATCATTATCTTGATTCATGATCACTGTATAATAAATTAAACCattaataatttgtttaatttcatAGCTTCTATATGTCTTAAATAGTATTCACACATCAGCCATGCACGTGCCAGGTTAGAGAGTAATACTAGAAGCTTGCCCGACCTGTCATTTTCCATGATCCAAAAATCTACAATAGTAtacttttacaaataaaaaatgcaaGTGGTATATTAAAAtctgttattaaaattattctctaatatatttgtgtataaatatatgtataatttaattttattttaatatatattttatattagtgattgaCTTTAGTAATTGATTTTGATCTATACATAATGTAATCAGGCTCCAAATACGCATACATTATGAAAAAatgaattatatatatgtattttgtgtagatatgtttttgtattttttattaaaagtgaTGAAATATTAGGTACCtagctttttttaattaatttaaaactggaaaaagataaaaaaattgcaTTTCTCTTATTGATATATACCATATATTATATACTAGCTACTTGATATTTGTTTTTACGTGAAGAATTGACTTGCTAATAGTATAAATTATTCGTACACAATTATAGCGAAAAAGgtacttttacatatatatatatatttataaaattcaagACTATTTTATCATTTGTCGAATATAAACAAGTGCTTTATTTAATCAATAATTGACGAGTTAATGTTATAGTAGCTGCGCTGCTTTTGGATTCAACTGAAAACGATCCAAAACCAATTAGAGTCCTAGACACAATAATTAGGTCTTAATTAAATATGAATACGTAACAAACAAGATAATAAAGAGAGTAGGTATTTGCACACTTACTGTAGCCAATCTAAAAGTTTGTTAAGCAATTAAGTAATCAAGTAGCAACATATTATTGACTCTTGCCGATGTTATCACGGATAGTCATACCATGGGTTGCTATAAtgatatactttttcttttttattttggtagaCAATGAAAAACACAAGAAACTTAATACAAGAAAAAGTTATAAATCAAgtgtaattaattttatatacagTTAATAGAAAGAGTTTTAAGTATATTGAGAATatcagtattttaattattttaataattggtttaaattataaaaaatgtatataatatatattaattaaaatcaataattaaaataattaaaatattagtgtttttaatatatttaaaagattttttaattaataattaaaaattattgaataattttataaatttaattatattattatttaatatcttttaattattacctTTACATGAAAACTGAAAAGAGAGTACATGAGTTTTCACCATGCAATTAATAAGAAGTTTTGGCATTTGAAAAGTTGTGTAACTAATTACTGCGTTAGAAAATTTCTTCCCACGCACGTGacaatatgatttgatttgacgAAACGTAAATTAAAGCTGTGGAGAGGAGAGTGCTGACCGGCAGCTGGCGAGAGTCCAAAAACCGATCCAAGTAATTAACGGAGAGGTATGCCGTCAGAGGCTGAAAGCCATAGTACGAGTGAACCTGCGAAACACGTAATAATAATTAGGGAAAATCGAAGATCTAGAAGTTACTAGAGAAACGCAGTAGTTAGTTACGGCAGTGGCATTAATGTAAAATGAGGGAATTTTGGAAGGAACGGAATGAGAGAAGTGGTATTCAGTTGTAACTACCTTGAGGATCCATGCAACGGATTGTTCTCTTGCGTTGGCGTCGAGGGAGCGAGACTGAAACCTGGAGAGGTACTCCAATCCGGGGACGAAGTTGCGTTCGTGCTCCATGAAACACGCGATGGATTCCTCCGTCCACGACGACGACaatgaagaagacgaagaagacgATGATGATGAAGGTGATTCCGGCGAGTGTTGTGTGGAGAGGATTCCGGAGGAGTCCTCGCAGCAGAGGAGGTCATGGTGGCAAAGAGGCATATGTATGTGTAGTTAATTCAGTTTGCTGCGGCCATGTGGATGGTTGAGTCGGCGGAGAGAGAGTGATGGACTTTAAAAGCAGTGTGTGAGAAATAAAGACAGAGTGTGATGAGTGAGTGGAGGAGCGTGGTTGGTGAAAGAGATGTATGTATTGttgtgtttggtttggtttgtttTGAAGCTTCAGCGTCTGCCTGTTTCACTTAAAATATAAATTCATCAATTAtacatttttttcaaataagtgcGTGTTTGATTTGATAAATAGAAGCGTGGGGACAGTAATAGTAGTAGATATCAAACTGAGATGTGGTGGCATGAGATGATTGGGCTTCCATAAATCACCCTAATGAAACTATTTGAGCAGTATTGGTagaaagatgaagatgaagatattgtttGGATTAGATGGAATTTGAGATAAGTCATTTTCTTACTGTTTGGATTCACGGTTGGTCATTGGAATTGAAATAACGGAAATGGAATACAACACTATACtatgttagtgttgcaagtgtgagaaaTGTTGAAGTTAGTTTTATATTAAAGAAATCAagaaagagtgaggagtttataagataaaaaattcattaatttAACGTTTTAAGGTTTTGAATTGGATGTGTTCTCTTCCACAGTTGGTTTAACATATTGAATATGTTTATTTTACTAAGtgtgtaaaatatttattttattaagtgtataaatgattattttaatattaaaatgtaGGTAAATAATTTAGAGGTATAATGTTTTTGATTTGATTGAATTATTGAAGGGCGCATAAAGCTAGCCTTTATACATTGTTTATTGAGTGCAAATAACCATGATAAATGACAAGTTACTAATTAACACATGACATGATCAAACATATCTCAAACAACACATTGCAAAATTAAATTACGGGAGGCAAATCGCAAATAAAACTATGGTGAACTGTTGAAAAAATTATTCTAGGAAAAATTATTCATTAATGACATGTAATAATAATTACTTAAGTTTACAATGTTTTTACTTAATAATCATGCATAaccatattattttatatatatattaagcatATAATTATAATAAGAGTTTAGAGACATGATAAATTtagcataattataataattaatgataACTGAACGTTGATTGATCAATTTCATTGATACataaaataatagataatatttttaacagTTACAGTTATTGGATGAAACgcacaaattatttaaaaattcaaaatgtcCATGAGTTACACCAGCTAGCTAGCTAGTACGAAAATATTCTTGAATTTGTTTTATATAACATAGTTGGGGACGCTGAATTGATAAATGAAGCTAGCTAGGAAGCTAGCTAGTGAACCATATTTGATATTAaatatggaaaagtctaggggaccagcagttttattgaattttggccaacaTATAACCAGCAGAAGaaggtgagtcattggatgaaatctcacaccaatctcacaccatcaaatcattattgatggctagttgatggttaacaatcacaaaaattactgcccCCTAGCATCGCTCATTAAATATTGGTGATGATTAATTAAATTTGGGACCTTTCAATACCTATTATTAACAATCCTGCTAGTTAGATAACAAGAGATgcgaataatttaaataatagacTATATTTTAGgtttattaattattcaaaataaaaattatatctaattaattcaaaatttattttttaaaattaaaattaattttttaatc
Coding sequences:
- the LOC112791836 gene encoding cyclin-D1-1, yielding MPLCHHDLLCCEDSSGILSTQHSPESPSSSSSSSSSSLSSSWTEESIACFMEHERNFVPGLEYLSRFQSRSLDANAREQSVAWILKVHSYYGFQPLTAYLSVNYLDRFLDSRQLPQTSGWTLQLLAVACLSLAAKMEEPLVPSLLDLQVEGAKYVFEPGTIRRMELLVLSVLDWRLRSVTPLSFLDFFACKIDSAGNSTPFLISRATEIILSNIQEASFLAYRPSCIAAAAILCAANEIPNWSLVKPENAESWCQGLRKEKIIGCYQLMQELIVIHSNRRNPPKYLPQMRVTTRTRMRSSTITVASSFPSPSSSLSLSYNKRRKLNDSLRVNEDEKGNSV